In one Juglans regia cultivar Chandler chromosome 11, Walnut 2.0, whole genome shotgun sequence genomic region, the following are encoded:
- the LOC109018822 gene encoding uncharacterized protein LOC109018822: MGCFLACFSTPKHRNPQIMASGDQSLEANEAFQTTLLQKQKGIEKPVTPITESEVRVEVQPNRSAGKKFTFEEKQNGNRGGAEEGKQISGLIASSILPFPSNHRYQRFAGELDYDDNDEIGNDDSLIQEETSESLFSLSIDSRTHVGAIETGEKEVNSPIPVHASTHEELKTNASQCFRSVLTPIENLTQGKAVQAKTDTPLMNKAKEKVNLEPKSNDLKPKQEQILVDTSLSSWLVVSESSPSSRNSSNSTGNSASEKANSIRSHENKPVLGALTLEEHLWFSASPSSRLSKSQSPEDKLIIGTVGSYWSHTGQSRDSGSLAQALLVKK, from the exons ATGGGGTGCTTTCTAGCTTGTTTTTCTACTCCCAAGCATCGAAATCCTCAAATAATGGCTTCTGGAGACCAA AGTCTTGAGGCTAACGAAGCTTTTCAAACCACTCTTCTACAAAAGCAAAAAGGCATTGAGAAACCCGTTACCCCCATCACGGAATCAGA AGTGAGAGTTGAAGTGCAGCCGAATCGCAGCGCCGGAAAGAAATTTACCTTTGAGGAGAAACAGAATGGAAATCGAGGAGGAGCTGAAGAAGGCAAACAGATTTCGGGTTTGATTGCTTCAAGCATTCTACCCTTTCCTTCGAACCACAGATATCAAAGGTTTGCAGGCGAGTTGGattatgatgataatgatgaaatTGGGAATGACGATTCACTGATTCAAGAAGAAACTTCGGAgtcattgttttctttgtcCATTGATTCAAGAACGCACGTTGGTGCCATTGAAACCGGCGAAAAGGAGGTAAATAGTCCGATCCCGGTTCATGCTTCAACTCATGAGGAGCTCAAGACAAACGCAAGTCAGTGCTTTCGTTCAGTCCTGACGCCAATCGAAAATCTTACTCAAGGGAAGGCGGTCCAAGCAAAAACAGACACGCCTTTAATGAATAAAGCAAAGGAGAAAGTCAATTTAGAGCCAAAGTCCAATGATTTGAAGccaaaacaagaacaaattcTTGTTGATACCAGCCTTTCAAGCTGGCTGGTTGTATCCGAATCTTCGCCCAGCTCCAGGAATAGTAGTAATTCTACTGGGAACTCAGCCTCTGAGAAAGCGAATTCAATTAGAAGTCATGAGAACAAGCCAGTTCTAGGAGCATTGACTCTTGAAGAGCACCTATGGTTTTCTGCATCTCCATCTTCGAGACTGTCAAAAAGCCAAAGTCCTGAGGACAAGCTGATTATAGGTACCGTTGGAAGTTACTGGAGTCATACTGGGCAGAGCAGGGATTCAGGCTCACTGGCTCAGGCCCTTCTTGTGAAGAAATGA